The Eleutherodactylus coqui strain aEleCoq1 chromosome 6, aEleCoq1.hap1, whole genome shotgun sequence genome window below encodes:
- the ERF gene encoding ETS domain-containing transcription factor ERF, giving the protein MKTPAAEPGFAFPDWAYKPESSPGSRQIQLWHFILELLRKEEYHDVIAWQGDYGEFVIKDPDEVARLWGVRKCKPQMNYDKLSRALRYYYNKRILHKTKGKRFTYKFNFNKLVLVNYPFIDMGMTGGPVPQSAPPIPSGGTHFRFPPCTPSDVLSPSEELRSPTLFSSVARRLARGSVSDCSDGTSANSEVEESLSEEQHRRGPGPDIPAFRGPPLPRLSHEGIFRVYPRPRVPEPLSPFPVSPMGAPTGLLPPQLSPALPMTPTHTHMNYTPSPTLSPMYPGGSHFSFNPEDMKRYLQAHTQSVYNYHLSPRAFLHYPSIVVPQPQRPEKPLHLPPDEPPFKFKLQPPPLGKKQRDRLLEPSSSTSSSSGVPQIKVEPISDAEEDEEELMVEVTDISEEEEDEEVFKAPTAPEQKAPPPILPGKEEEAVNAGNESGRCIPLKLRFKRRWSEDQRLEAEGVAEESDKKVRSNQEEPKLPPQPGGTPCRRVSTDLQRATEELSLESRDC; this is encoded by the exons gGTTTGCCTTTCCTGACTGGGCTTATAAGCCGGAGTCCAGCCCGGGCTCCAGACAAATCCAGCTCTGGCACTTTATTCTAGAGCTTCTGAGAAAAGAGGAATATCATGATGTCATTGCCTGGCAAGGAGACTATGGAGAATTTGTTATAAAGGACCCAGATGAGGTGGCGCGGTTATGGGGCGTACGCAAGTGCAAACCTCAAATGAACTACGATAAACTGAGCCGAGCACTCAG gtATTACTACAACAAAAGAATCCTTCACAAAACCAAAGGCAAACGCTTCACCTACAAGTTTAACTTCAACAAACTGGTGTTGGTCAATTACCCTTTCATAGACATGGGCATGACAG GAGGGCCGGTACCTCAGAGTGCCCCACCTATACCGTCGGGAGGAACACACTTTCGTTTCCCACCCTGCACTCCTTCAGATGTTTTGTCTCCCTCTGAGGAACTACGTTCACCAACCCTCTTCTCGTCCGTGGCACGGCGTCTAGCGCGTGGATCAGTCAGCGACTGCAGTGACGGCACCTCTGCTAACTCTGAAGTAGAAGAGAGCCTGAGTGAAGAGCAGCACCGAAGAGGCCCTGGGCCCGATATCCCAGCATTCAGAGGGCCGCCACTTCCTCGACTCTCTCATGAGGGAATTTTCAGGGTCTATCCTCGTCCACGGGTGCCAGAACCTCTTAGCCCATTCCCAGTGTCGCCTATGGGTGCTCCTACTGGCCTATTGCCACCACAGCTCTCACCTGCCTTACCAATGACCCCTACTCATACTCATATGAACTATACCCCATCACCCACTCTAAGTCCCATGTACCCAGGTGGCAGTCATTTTTCATTCAACCCTGAAGACATGAAGCGTTACCTTCAGGCGCACACACAGAGCGTGTATAATTACCACCTCAGCCCCCGGGCATTCCTGCACTACCCCAGTATTGTGGTGCCTCAACCACAGCGCCCTGAGAAGCCTCTACATTTGCCCCCTGATGAGCCTCCATTCAAATTTAAACTCCAGCCACCTCCTTTGGGCAAAAAGCAACGGGACCGACTCTTGGAACCTAGCTCATCTACCTCCTCTTCATCtggggttccacaaatcaaagtGGAGCCGATCTCTGATgctgaggaagatgaggaggaattAATGGTTGAGGTAACAGACATCagtgaagaggaggaagatgaggaggtgtTTAAAGCACCCACAGCACCAGAGCAAAAAGCCCCTCCACCTATCCTGCCTGGAAAGGAGGAAGAAGCGGTCAATGCAGGAAATGAAAGTGGCCGTTGCATCCCTCTTAAGTTGCGCTTCAAGCGCCGTTGGAGTGAAGATCAACGTCTGGAGGCTGAAGGAGTAGCGGAAGAGTCAGACAAAAAAGTGCGAAGTAATCAGGAGGAGCCAAAACTTCCCCCACAGCCCGGTGGAACTCCCTGCCGAAGGGTGAGCACTGATCTCCAGAGAGCCACAGAGGAACTTTCACTGGAAAGCAGGGATTGCTAA